A single Gammaproteobacteria bacterium DNA region contains:
- a CDS encoding GNAT family N-acetyltransferase: protein MNPLEIYPATKKDIPVLFDLIKQLSEFEDLTHELEATEASLEAALFGEQPHAEVLLGYVNQVPVSYALFTYSFSTLLAKPGLYLVDLYVVSKFRKQGIGRAMLVYLAKLAKERNYGRVEWLVLNWNKSAIKLYENLGAEALNEWIPYRLAGAALDDLAGQN, encoded by the coding sequence ATGAACCCATTAGAAATTTATCCTGCAACGAAAAAAGATATACCAGTTTTATTTGATCTCATTAAGCAGCTTTCCGAATTTGAAGATCTAACACATGAATTAGAGGCGACAGAAGCGAGTCTTGAAGCAGCATTGTTTGGGGAACAGCCGCATGCTGAAGTACTGTTAGGTTATGTGAATCAAGTACCTGTCAGTTATGCCTTATTTACTTATAGTTTTTCAACTTTATTAGCTAAGCCAGGTCTGTACCTTGTCGATTTATATGTGGTGTCAAAATTTCGTAAGCAAGGTATTGGTCGGGCTATGCTCGTCTATTTAGCTAAGCTCGCTAAAGAAAGAAATTATGGCCGTGTAGAATGGTTGGTATTAAATTGGAACAAGTCAGCGATTAAGCTCTATGAAAACCTTGGAGCTGAAGCATTGAATGAATGGATACCTTACCGATTAGCAGGTGCAGCGCTGGATGATTTAGCAGGACAAAATTGA
- a CDS encoding OsmC family protein, translating to MTEYKATINWKRGAQQFTDNRYSRLHTWQFDGGLEIPASSSPHVVPLPYSDPAAIDPEEAFIASLSSCHMLWFLAIAAKKNFCVDHYTDEALGFMEKNVGGRMLIARVILRPKVLFSGENLPMDAVLMQMHEKAHEECFIANSVKTDVKCQPVIIT from the coding sequence ATGACCGAATACAAAGCAACTATTAATTGGAAGCGTGGTGCGCAGCAATTTACCGATAACCGCTATAGTCGTTTGCATACCTGGCAATTTGATGGCGGTTTAGAAATACCGGCGTCATCTTCGCCTCATGTGGTGCCTTTACCTTATTCTGACCCAGCTGCGATTGATCCTGAAGAAGCATTTATTGCTTCCTTGTCTAGTTGTCATATGCTTTGGTTTTTGGCAATTGCTGCGAAGAAAAATTTTTGTGTGGATCATTATACGGATGAAGCCTTAGGCTTTATGGAAAAAAATGTTGGAGGGCGTATGTTGATAGCTAGGGTGATATTGCGCCCCAAAGTGTTGTTTTCTGGAGAAAATCTGCCTATGGATGCTGTGCTGATGCAGATGCACGAAAAAGCGCATGAAGAATGTTTTATTGCTAATTCTGTTAAAACGGATGTCAAGTGTCAGCCTGTTATTATTACTTAA
- a CDS encoding DUF4351 domain-containing protein: MNNRFAMVMLAQLAAMETKHDPKTRLIAKTHLTRLLYQKGYKKQDIIRLFALIDWLITLPEELMLEYNEVVKQIEEEKHVQFVTTPERVAMMKLAAALIRLLQRRFGQLSPDYLNQIQQARTDALLIWIDWVLDATSLEEVFS, from the coding sequence ATGAATAATCGTTTTGCCATGGTGATGTTAGCGCAATTAGCCGCAATGGAAACTAAGCATGACCCTAAAACCCGTTTAATAGCTAAGACGCACCTCACCCGTTTATTGTATCAAAAAGGGTATAAAAAACAGGATATTATTCGGCTATTTGCTTTGATAGACTGGCTGATTACATTGCCTGAAGAGCTTATGTTAGAATACAATGAAGTTGTAAAACAAATTGAGGAGGAAAAGCACGTGCAATTTGTAACTACACCAGAACGAGTGGCGATGATGAAGCTAGCAGCCGCGTTAATTCGGCTATTACAACGTCGTTTTGGTCAATTATCTCCTGACTATTTAAATCAAATTCAACAAGCAAGAACTGATGCTCTGCTAATATGGATTGACTGGGTGCTCGATGCGACCTCTTTGGAAGAAGTATTTAGTTAA
- a CDS encoding site-specific DNA-methyltransferase, with the protein MIDTIDQLDIALDQVLAYQRDKATTDRVEAIKPRRPSTPSRHIRAGVKKEQKRRENIEAARSSLEVDLLRAFRNRFICGNAIDVLKKIPDSSIDLVVTSPPYNLKNSTGNGMKDGRGGKWANAALVNGYANYNDCMPHDEYTSWQRSCLAEMLRVIKDDGAIFYNHKWRVQAGLLQDRQDIVSGFPVRQIIIWRRKGGINFNPGYFLPTYEVIYLIAKPKFKLAPKANSYGDIWEFMQDMNNPHPAPFPVDLIERIMSSTHAKIVLDPFMGSGTTAVAAKRLKRDFIGIDISQDYCEMACSRLMKEGFDI; encoded by the coding sequence ATGATCGACACAATAGATCAACTGGATATTGCGCTAGACCAAGTGTTGGCCTATCAGCGAGATAAAGCGACAACAGATCGGGTTGAAGCCATTAAGCCAAGACGCCCAAGCACCCCGTCCCGCCATATCCGTGCAGGAGTGAAGAAAGAACAAAAGCGCAGGGAGAACATTGAAGCAGCAAGAAGCAGTCTTGAAGTGGATTTATTACGTGCTTTTCGTAATAGATTTATTTGCGGAAATGCAATTGATGTTTTAAAGAAAATTCCAGATTCAAGCATAGATTTAGTTGTTACTTCGCCACCCTATAATCTTAAAAACTCAACTGGTAATGGTATGAAAGATGGCAGAGGCGGTAAGTGGGCTAATGCAGCTCTTGTGAATGGCTATGCAAATTATAATGATTGTATGCCGCATGATGAATATACAAGTTGGCAACGTAGCTGCTTAGCTGAAATGCTCCGAGTTATAAAAGATGATGGGGCGATCTTTTATAATCATAAATGGCGTGTTCAAGCTGGACTCTTACAGGACAGACAAGACATTGTAAGCGGTTTTCCTGTTCGCCAGATTATTATCTGGCGGAGAAAAGGTGGGATAAATTTTAATCCCGGATATTTTTTGCCGACATATGAAGTTATTTATCTTATTGCAAAGCCCAAATTCAAATTAGCTCCCAAGGCTAATAGCTACGGTGATATATGGGAATTTATGCAGGATATGAACAATCCTCATCCTGCGCCTTTTCCGGTAGATTTAATTGAAAGAATTATGTCAAGCACACATGCAAAAATTGTTCTTGATCCATTTATGGGATCAGGAACAACGGCAGTTGCAGCCAAGCGATTGAAAAGAGACTTTATAGGGATTGATATTTCTCAAGATTATTGCGAAATGGCCTGTAGCAGATTAATGAAAGAAGGCTTTGACATATGA
- a CDS encoding DUF4351 domain-containing protein, whose product MQFVTTPERVGIMKGLQQGEATVLIRLLQRRFGQLSPEYLNQIQQASTDALLIWIDRVLDATSLEEVFS is encoded by the coding sequence GTGCAATTTGTAACTACACCAGAACGGGTGGGAATAATGAAAGGTTTGCAGCAAGGCGAAGCAACTGTGTTAATTAGACTTTTACAGCGTCGTTTTGGTCAATTATCTCCCGAGTACTTAAATCAAATTCAACAAGCAAGTACTGATGCTCTGCTCATATGGATTGACAGGGTGCTCGATGCAACCTCTTTGGAAGAAGTATTTAGTTAA
- a CDS encoding PQ-loop domain-containing transporter yields MVKIYTDPLFSHGGVPALNKNLQITKQLHSTLSIGCPDKDYLMWSKNLIETFFSLGLFINALLFVPQVIRLYKVKSAIGFSLITFFGFNLIQFFTILHGYLHRDLLLIIGNTLSFLTCGSVTYLIVLYKGKNWSKDINI; encoded by the coding sequence TTGGTTAAAATTTATACAGACCCGTTATTTAGTCATGGGGGCGTTCCTGCGCTAAACAAAAACTTACAGATAACCAAGCAACTCCATTCAACACTTTCAATCGGTTGCCCTGACAAGGATTACCTTATGTGGTCAAAAAATTTAATCGAAACTTTTTTCAGTCTGGGATTATTTATCAATGCACTATTATTTGTTCCTCAAGTCATCAGATTATATAAAGTTAAATCCGCAATTGGCTTTTCACTCATTACTTTTTTTGGATTTAATTTGATCCAATTTTTTACTATTTTGCATGGATATTTGCATCGTGATCTACTATTAATAATAGGAAATACATTAAGTTTTTTAACTTGTGGGAGTGTTACTTATTTGATTGTGTTGTATAAAGGGAAAAATTGGAGTAAAGATATTAATATTTAA
- a CDS encoding PAS domain-containing sensor histidine kinase — MNMYSHNIFSHLNQSLHILAKFLPGHIYWKDLNGAFLGCNTIQAQSAGLSVAEMLGKTDYEMPWKAQADALRKADLEIMKNGLPTLIEESSLLSDGKIHFFLSNKIPLFDEEEKCIGLLGISLDITEQKHKELALEKQISQTKITLDTLLDNIPAHVFWKDTNCNLLGCNDLQAKNMGFYSAKEMVGMSNYDVINPNQSETDRKAQAEAITRLDKEVMSTGKTYTAEEPLVLSNGEIAIFLSKKSPLRNRQGEIIGVLGISSDITELKKTQKKLKLTKHKLTAMTAISTIIAHELRTPLASLELASSNLDKYIPTLIKSYHLAQEANLPIDYIPPQKINLFKDTITRMRAEIRSAFMFIDMLLVKLRTSISAKSSECFTMSQCIEDILNRYPFQPREKEIVFVKINHDFNVQANKLFVVHMFFNLIKNALYHAAKDHTDKITILLDTNSEYNIVIFKDTGSGIPKDILPKIFKRFFSKTYHGTGVGLTFCKTVMKSLGGDITCNSELGQYTEFVLSFPKQFQTHQESKP, encoded by the coding sequence ATGAACATGTACTCACACAATATTTTTTCCCATCTTAACCAATCCCTGCATATTCTAGCTAAATTTTTGCCAGGTCATATTTATTGGAAAGATCTAAATGGCGCTTTTCTAGGTTGTAATACTATACAAGCGCAATCTGCAGGATTAAGTGTAGCAGAAATGCTCGGTAAAACAGATTATGAAATGCCTTGGAAAGCTCAGGCTGACGCTTTAAGAAAAGCTGATCTTGAAATTATGAAAAATGGACTTCCAACTTTAATTGAAGAAAGTTCTTTACTTTCAGATGGGAAAATACACTTTTTTTTATCAAATAAAATTCCCTTATTTGATGAGGAAGAAAAGTGCATTGGGCTTTTAGGAATCTCTCTAGATATTACAGAACAAAAGCACAAAGAACTGGCATTAGAAAAGCAAATCAGCCAAACAAAGATAACTTTAGATACTCTTTTGGATAACATTCCTGCACATGTTTTTTGGAAAGATACAAATTGTAATTTATTAGGATGCAACGATCTTCAAGCCAAAAACATGGGATTTTATTCTGCAAAAGAAATGGTTGGGATGAGCAACTATGATGTAATTAATCCAAATCAATCTGAAACAGATAGAAAAGCCCAGGCAGAAGCCATCACTCGCCTGGATAAAGAAGTGATGTCTACTGGTAAAACATATACAGCCGAAGAACCTTTAGTTCTTTCGAATGGGGAAATTGCCATATTCTTATCAAAAAAATCTCCCTTACGTAATAGACAAGGAGAGATTATAGGAGTTTTAGGCATCTCTTCTGATATTACCGAATTAAAAAAAACACAGAAAAAATTGAAATTAACTAAGCATAAATTGACCGCCATGACTGCAATAAGCACCATTATTGCCCATGAATTAAGAACGCCTTTAGCCTCATTAGAACTTGCCTCTAGTAATTTAGATAAATATATACCTACCCTTATCAAAAGCTACCATTTAGCACAAGAAGCAAATTTACCCATTGACTATATCCCTCCTCAAAAAATTAACTTGTTTAAAGATACCATAACTCGAATGCGTGCTGAGATACGCTCAGCATTTATGTTTATTGATATGCTTCTAGTAAAATTAAGAACGTCAATTTCAGCTAAGAGTAGCGAATGCTTCACAATGTCCCAATGCATAGAAGATATATTAAATCGCTATCCTTTCCAGCCTAGAGAAAAAGAAATAGTTTTTGTAAAAATAAACCATGACTTTAATGTACAAGCTAATAAACTATTTGTAGTACATATGTTTTTCAATCTTATAAAAAATGCATTATACCATGCTGCAAAAGATCATACCGATAAAATAACTATTTTACTTGATACAAACAGTGAGTATAATATTGTCATATTTAAAGATACAGGTTCTGGAATCCCTAAAGATATACTGCCCAAGATATTCAAACGTTTCTTTAGTAAAACATATCATGGCACAGGTGTCGGTTTGACTTTTTGTAAAACTGTCATGAAATCATTAGGGGGTGATATCACCTGCAACTCTGAACTAGGCCAATATACAGAATTTGTATTATCTTTCCCTAAACAATTCCAAACCCATCAGGAATCAAAGCCATGA
- a CDS encoding PAS domain-containing sensor histidine kinase, whose amino-acid sequence MKHNIRTTTSKNMQNTAEQLENIISLLPGHVYWKDRNGILLGCNNEQAKDIGLKSRHEVVGLTAYDTLPKELADAITQADNEIMTTGISKTVHEVLTLPDGKKSVWLSQKVPLYEGNEVIGLLGISLDVTEIEKTKRKLRATKHKLQAMTAVSASIAHELRTPLATIDLGVNGITNYFSAILAGYNMAREANLPVPEISQSRIKLIEQVLKSIKTEVRSAFNFIDMLLFKIKTSISAKSPEIFSMATCIQDSLARYPFQENESNLIILDLNQDFQTQGNALLITHVFFNLIKNAVYYIAASGKKANITISLRTGKHYNKVLFKDTGTGIAPEILPKIFDRFFSKTRHGAGVGLTFCKMVMQSLGGKIKCESVKGEYTLFTLSFPAIRNHKDTMP is encoded by the coding sequence ATGAAACACAATATTCGCACCACAACCTCAAAAAATATGCAAAATACTGCTGAACAATTGGAAAACATTATTTCCTTATTGCCAGGTCATGTCTATTGGAAAGACCGTAATGGAATCTTATTAGGATGTAACAATGAGCAAGCTAAAGATATTGGTTTAAAATCAAGGCATGAGGTAGTCGGTTTAACTGCCTATGACACTCTTCCCAAAGAGTTAGCTGATGCCATAACGCAGGCTGATAACGAGATAATGACTACAGGAATCTCAAAAACTGTTCACGAGGTACTTACCTTACCAGATGGCAAAAAATCTGTTTGGCTCTCACAAAAAGTCCCTTTATATGAAGGAAATGAAGTGATAGGTCTTTTGGGAATTTCTTTAGACGTAACCGAAATAGAAAAGACTAAAAGAAAACTACGAGCCACCAAACACAAATTACAAGCAATGACTGCTGTAAGCGCCAGCATTGCTCATGAATTGAGAACACCTCTAGCCACCATAGATTTGGGAGTAAATGGCATAACAAATTATTTTTCTGCGATTTTAGCAGGTTATAATATGGCTCGCGAAGCTAATCTTCCTGTGCCAGAAATAAGTCAATCCCGAATCAAATTAATTGAACAAGTTTTGAAAAGCATTAAGACGGAAGTCCGCAGTGCATTTAATTTTATTGACATGTTATTATTTAAAATTAAAACATCCATATCAGCAAAAAGCCCAGAAATTTTTTCAATGGCTACCTGCATTCAAGATTCATTAGCGCGATATCCTTTCCAGGAAAATGAGAGTAATTTGATAATCTTAGATCTCAATCAAGATTTTCAAACCCAAGGTAATGCACTGTTAATAACGCATGTTTTTTTCAATTTAATTAAAAACGCAGTATACTATATAGCAGCTTCGGGAAAAAAGGCAAATATTACTATTTCATTACGGACCGGAAAACATTACAATAAAGTCCTATTTAAAGACACCGGCACCGGCATCGCCCCAGAAATCCTACCCAAAATATTCGACCGCTTCTTCAGCAAAACCCGCCACGGCGCAGGTGTAGGCTTAACTTTCTGTAAAATGGTCATGCAATCATTAGGCGGCAAGATTAAATGCGAATCGGTGAAAGGTGAATACACATTATTTACCTTGTCTTTTCCAGCAATACGCAACCATAAGGATACAATGCCATGA
- a CDS encoding LuxR C-terminal-related transcriptional regulator: protein MINDPSKIDTLARNLLKEMKNCTTDIEQLDILKTILGISLSTDPPSAPPRPLLTHQENQCLLAAAHGKTSFETGKLLGIKSSTVETHRKSIKQKLGCTTIAHAVFVALCCHDKTLNQLKDLNYERKTMPTDSENINLSTTRQPFKLLVVGHTAEQLNELEWLNNAEFMVETVSNGLMALEKFDQGFDLLLIKNNMPSGLSGLQITKILQEMRPQQMVPVVLV from the coding sequence ATGATAAATGACCCTTCCAAAATCGACACCTTAGCCAGAAATTTACTTAAAGAAATGAAAAATTGCACAACAGATATAGAGCAACTGGACATCCTTAAAACCATTTTAGGCATCAGCTTAAGCACAGACCCGCCTAGCGCCCCCCCCCGCCCATTATTAACCCACCAGGAGAATCAATGCTTACTAGCTGCAGCCCACGGCAAAACCTCTTTTGAAACCGGCAAGCTCTTAGGCATCAAATCTTCAACCGTTGAAACTCACCGCAAATCAATCAAACAAAAACTCGGCTGCACCACCATCGCCCACGCCGTCTTTGTCGCCCTATGCTGCCACGACAAAACTCTGAACCAGCTTAAAGACTTAAACTACGAGAGAAAAACGATGCCAACTGATTCTGAAAATATCAACCTATCCACCACTCGCCAACCTTTTAAACTGTTGGTCGTCGGACACACCGCTGAACAATTAAATGAGCTTGAATGGCTAAATAATGCAGAATTCATGGTTGAAACCGTCAGCAATGGCTTAATGGCATTGGAAAAATTTGACCAAGGATTCGATTTGCTGCTAATCAAAAACAACATGCCCTCAGGATTAAGCGGGCTGCAAATCACAAAAATTCTGCAAGAAATGCGACCACAGCAGATGGTGCCTGTTGTTTTGGTCTAA
- a CDS encoding mannan-binding lectin has translation MKKIVLTLISFCFIYAFPALAQNNQQQQLWSGPGTFVMPKGSYTQTCSNCSLNSNNTLLCSCADRSGTLRNTFLPNARACKYIENIDGQLTCTQKRRWPFKPNHPQTVDVQAGPIWNQPNAEQVCPSVCQNNRGTWTGQWRTTVPGQMSVCQCQLY, from the coding sequence ATGAAAAAAATAGTGCTAACTCTTATAAGTTTTTGTTTTATCTATGCATTTCCTGCTCTTGCTCAAAATAATCAGCAACAGCAACTCTGGTCTGGCCCAGGCACCTTTGTCATGCCAAAAGGCAGTTATACACAAACCTGCTCCAATTGCTCGCTTAATTCCAATAATACCTTACTATGCTCCTGCGCCGATCGCTCTGGCACTCTTCGTAACACCTTCTTACCTAATGCTAGAGCGTGCAAGTACATTGAAAATATCGATGGCCAATTAACTTGCACGCAAAAACGCCGCTGGCCATTTAAACCCAATCATCCTCAAACAGTCGATGTTCAAGCTGGACCCATTTGGAATCAACCCAATGCCGAACAAGTCTGCCCCTCAGTTTGCCAAAATAACCGCGGCACTTGGACAGGTCAATGGCGCACCACCGTGCCTGGACAAATGTCTGTTTGTCAGTGCCAGCTTTATTAA
- a CDS encoding amidohydrolase has translation MIQAKLAELLPEITAIRQTIHTHPELKYEEYATAELIANYLQRWGYTITTGIAKTGISAVIDSGKPGKTVALRADMDGLPILEQTGLPYASKNVGKMHACGHDGHMATLLAVAATLTHCRDQFKGRIKLIFQPAEEGGAGALEMIKHGVLENPKVDAIFGYHNIPMPIGTIGVKSGCIFAGANFFSIKIRGKGGHAAFPERAIDPIWIGSNIIQALQSVVTRNLSALQPVVLSVTEFHGGNTVNVIPEEARITVSLRTTSAHTRDKALGLCQKISAGIAESFGGQAEMEMLHECPPTVNHVEEAEWVLRTAHELFGESKTIHLNDPLMVTEDFAYFLEKVPGCFFVVGNGEDVVLHTPHYNFQDSIISVAASLLMQTAMSYLNRETPHPL, from the coding sequence ATGATACAAGCAAAGCTCGCTGAACTTTTACCTGAAATCACCGCCATCAGACAAACCATTCACACCCATCCCGAACTTAAATATGAAGAATATGCGACAGCCGAATTGATCGCAAATTATTTGCAACGTTGGGGTTATACCATCACCACGGGCATTGCTAAGACCGGGATTAGCGCGGTCATTGATTCAGGCAAACCAGGTAAAACGGTTGCACTGCGCGCTGATATGGATGGCTTGCCGATTCTTGAACAAACCGGATTGCCCTATGCCTCTAAAAACGTTGGGAAAATGCATGCCTGCGGCCATGATGGCCATATGGCGACTTTGCTGGCAGTTGCTGCGACATTAACCCATTGTCGAGATCAGTTTAAAGGCCGCATTAAATTGATTTTTCAACCGGCGGAAGAAGGGGGTGCCGGCGCTTTGGAAATGATTAAACATGGGGTGCTGGAAAATCCTAAAGTCGATGCAATTTTTGGTTATCACAATATCCCGATGCCGATTGGAACGATCGGGGTTAAAAGCGGCTGTATATTTGCCGGCGCTAATTTTTTTAGCATTAAAATTCGCGGCAAGGGTGGACACGCTGCTTTTCCCGAACGCGCGATTGATCCAATTTGGATAGGCTCAAATATTATTCAGGCTTTGCAATCAGTGGTGACGCGTAACTTATCGGCTTTGCAGCCAGTGGTGTTAAGTGTCACGGAATTTCATGGCGGAAATACGGTGAATGTGATTCCAGAGGAAGCGCGGATTACAGTTTCACTGCGCACGACTTCCGCGCATACGCGTGATAAAGCTTTAGGGCTATGTCAAAAAATAAGCGCAGGTATTGCGGAAAGCTTTGGTGGACAGGCGGAAATGGAAATGCTGCATGAATGCCCACCTACGGTGAATCATGTTGAAGAAGCCGAATGGGTATTAAGAACCGCACATGAATTGTTCGGAGAATCTAAAACGATACACTTGAATGATCCGCTGATGGTGACCGAGGATTTTGCTTATTTTCTAGAGAAAGTGCCAGGGTGTTTTTTTGTTGTAGGTAATGGCGAAGATGTTGTTCTGCATACGCCGCATTATAATTTTCAAGATAGTATTATTTCGGTGGCAGCAAGCCTGTTGATGCAGACGGCAATGAGTTATTTAAATCGGGAAACCCCTCACCCCCTTTGA
- a CDS encoding glycoside hydrolase 100 family protein: protein MKNTENFKKNPNSQELIEQCAEHARELLSRNLTPYGIAAASVKAEDDKRHYHCVFGRDAAIAAFGMVVSGDTHLIKGACTALRTLGEHQAANGQIPKYVDPEKKEGDFWYLGCIDATLWWLLALDFVSRHTGINMNAELAEKSAKAIQWLQCQEHPRLHLLQQNEASDWADIMPRSGFVLYTNTLWYEVKRCYKLPNLRETRFHFNHLFRPFVRDLPEYRRLRLLMHYTRKNTTFSNLYLSFVNFSFFGDEGDVFGNLLGILFGIPDHSVATQMLYSLKQMRVDAPMPVRVTVRPIGLSDPLWRLYMARHKQNREYCYHNGGIWPFVGAFWVMTLAAMGQKKEALEAMTALAATNQINGWEFNEWFKGDTGEPRGMEGQSWNASMFLLAHYALKHKVF, encoded by the coding sequence ATGAAAAATACCGAAAATTTTAAAAAAAACCCTAATTCACAAGAGCTTATAGAGCAATGTGCCGAGCACGCCCGTGAATTATTAAGCAGAAATCTCACACCCTATGGTATTGCCGCAGCCAGCGTTAAAGCTGAGGATGATAAGCGTCATTACCATTGCGTGTTTGGCCGTGATGCGGCTATCGCTGCTTTTGGGATGGTAGTGTCGGGTGATACCCATCTGATTAAAGGGGCTTGTACGGCGCTCAGAACGTTGGGAGAGCATCAGGCAGCTAATGGGCAGATTCCCAAATACGTTGACCCGGAGAAAAAAGAGGGGGATTTTTGGTATTTAGGCTGCATTGATGCCACTTTATGGTGGTTATTAGCCCTGGATTTTGTCTCACGCCATACGGGGATTAATATGAATGCCGAGCTGGCTGAAAAATCCGCTAAAGCAATTCAGTGGTTACAATGCCAGGAGCACCCGCGCTTACACCTGCTGCAGCAAAATGAGGCCAGTGATTGGGCAGATATTATGCCGCGCTCGGGGTTTGTGCTGTACACCAATACCTTGTGGTATGAAGTGAAGCGTTGTTATAAATTACCGAATTTGCGCGAAACCCGCTTTCATTTTAATCATTTATTTCGACCGTTTGTGCGTGATCTGCCGGAATATAGACGTTTACGTTTGTTAATGCACTATACACGCAAGAATACGACTTTTAGCAATTTATATTTAAGTTTTGTGAATTTTTCGTTTTTTGGTGATGAGGGGGATGTGTTTGGCAATTTGCTGGGTATTTTATTTGGTATACCCGATCATTCTGTGGCCACGCAGATGTTGTATTCCCTCAAACAAATGCGGGTGGATGCGCCGATGCCGGTCAGAGTCACGGTGCGACCGATTGGTTTAAGCGATCCATTATGGCGTCTGTATATGGCGCGGCATAAACAAAATCGCGAGTATTGCTACCATAATGGCGGAATATGGCCATTTGTCGGTGCATTTTGGGTCATGACGTTGGCGGCTATGGGGCAGAAGAAAGAAGCATTAGAAGCGATGACGGCATTGGCGGCAACCAATCAGATCAATGGTTGGGAGTTTAATGAATGGTTTAAGGGTGATACGGGTGAGCCGCGGGGTATGGAAGGGCAGTCGTGGAATGCTTCGATGTTTTTGTTGGCGCATTATGCGTTGAAGCATAAGGTGTTTTGA